The Megalobrama amblycephala isolate DHTTF-2021 linkage group LG16, ASM1881202v1, whole genome shotgun sequence genome includes the window aaaaaggtaaaaacacAGAGTAAACAGTCCAAACAGTCAAAGGGGCACCCAACACAGGAGAATGGGCAGAAAGTCAAAACCACGAACATGAGAAGCAAAAGACAGCACACTCATAAATGCAGTGCATAAATGCAGGGGGGGGGAGGAGGGGGGTTGGTTGTGGTTGTGGGTCTCCCTCCATAGAAATCGCATTCCGGGCCTCCCTGGCCCCAACCCCCTCCCACAGTTTTGTCTTGAGATCATTAACGGCTTACACTTGAAAACAGCTGGGTTAATATATAATTAGATTAATAAGTGTAGATAGAATTACtgtcatatatttatatatatatatatatatatatatatatatatatatatatgaagagttcagatgcaaaagcctctaagtgccatatGAAATTTCCTtgtaaaattagcatttttatcaagcttgtatgtttaggttcagtaatttcactttaatggcaattaataggtccttttcattgccattaaagtgaaataactgaacataaacatacaagcttgataaaaatactcattttagaagaaaatttcagacggcacttagaggcttttgcatctgaactcttcatatatatattaaacaaacaagcatacattttaaataaatatacagatattttagtcatttttaaatgttctctCTAATTGGTGCTGATCGTTTTTTAACCACTTTCCGGATTATGTCTTTGATttcagctgtgtttaatacataAATTATGGGATTTAACATTGGTGGAACAGCATATGCTAGAGATGTGCTGATGACCCTTGCATTGGGTGAGAGAGAAACCAACAATGCAGCAATGTATGAGCAACATATGGGGAGGAAATAAATCCCTACTAACAACAGATGTGAAACACAGGTCTTTAGTGCTTTTAAACGTCCTTGCCAAGTTGTAATTTTGCTTAATGCAAGAAAAATGCCCAGATATGACAGGACTATAATGATCAATGGTACTACAATGTATAAAGCTGAGATGAGAAATGCCATAATATTATTAATGCTCTTGTCATTGCATGCCATCCTAAACATAGGTCCATGATCACAAAAGTAACTCTGTATCACATTAGATTCACAGAATGAAAGCCGGGAGATCGAAGCCACCATTAAGACCACCACAGAAGAATTAAATGCCCAAATCGCTGAGAAAATCAAAACCATACTGGTATTGttcacaattgcatgatatcTTAATGGCAAACAAATTGCAATGAAGCGATCATATGCCAGAACAACAAGAGTGACACTTTGCAAACTACTGAAGAAGAACACAAAAAACATGTTTGCCAAACAAGCATTGAAGGTGATGTACTGTGAGTCAAACAGAAAATTCTTCATCATGTTAGGAATCAGTGCATTAGTTTCACCAATATCAGCCAAGGCCAAGTTAAACACACCAAAGTACTTTGGACTGTGCAGGCTCCGGTGAAGAGCTATAATGAGAAGGACTATAGAGTTGCAAATTACAGTTATAAAATATGTGATAAATAAGAATATATAGTAATAAGTGCTGTACGATATACCTGTGAGTCCAATGATGAAAAAGTATTGAGGATGAACAATGGAGATATTCTGTGAAAAACTTGCATTTACAGAATTCATGGCAGCTTCGAGTTTGGTGTTTTGCACAAGCTGAAAATAGAAATGATCAAAAAGACATTAGCAAAATCTAAAgacaaaaactgtaatttaaaaaaacctgcaacagaatattttaaatacaactaTAATTTTTAATCCCAAAAATATACCTTCATCACAGACATGTATACATTAAGTTTTATAGCCAGAGCAAACAATGACAATGAATGTCTGAATGCTTGTGAGCTGCTTTGAATGAAATTACTCTGCTGTAAATTCTTGTCCTTACTCATCACCTTATTCTGCCTCATGCTGCAGAGATCACTGGCTGTCTATATATTTTCCGATTCATCTCTTGAGAGCTTTCTGACAACAAAATgatgtaatatttaaatgttgcaAATGTTTTGGCCACTATAGTTTGGATCTATGTTTTATTTACTGGTCTGTATTCACCCTTATGAGTAATTTGTGCATACCATATAGTTGTCTGACCTGTCTGTATTGTAACAATAGTAACTCAAGGATGACATTTTGGAATTTTGGTCTGTTACATGCCACTAATAACTATATAGTGTAAATAATGTCAGCATGATTGTATTTTCATTCAACAGCAATCATTAaacaaatctttaaaaaaaagtgcaaagtgGATTGCACATATAAAAAAGTATCTAAAAATAGAACCCTTCATATaaattttagtattattatttgaaaataattcTGCATAACTATACAATTTAAATTCGATAATGTGTCATCTACAGCATGTGGCACATTCTACTCTACTTATGACCTGTTGACACTTAGGGTGTCCTTCTGTTTACTTTTGGAAAGGTACTCGTGCAGCGTCCCCTAGGGGTGGGGCTCACAGATGGAGCTCAAGGATAAATTTCAGAGAAGTATCAGTATTTCTCATTCATCTGCAGCTGATGAGAGCAAGCTGCCAGATTGTGATGATGTGTCGTCTCTCACGTCATCTGATCTGGCATCAAGCGTGCTCCTGGCTTCGAGCCATGATGAGCAGGACGAGGCTGATGAGATCAATGATGCTTCGGAGCGCTCTCAGCCCACCTGCCCTGCATATGACAAGTTACTGGATGTTATGTCCCACGCCTCGGCGAGATAAGATCTGCCATGGAAATGTGAGAAGCTCCCTCACAGCCACCTTGATGAACGTTTCCTGTTGGGACATAACCGTCCAACTCGTATGAGCCTTCCCTTTCTCTCAGATCTTCACACTGAGCTGCGGAGATCTTGGTGAAAGCCATATTCAGCCCACGTCCAATGCACTTAGGAGAATTATGCTGATGTTGAGGGGGTGCAGGAATATGGGTATGTGTCGATGCCTCTGATCGAAGAGACGCTGGCTAGGTGGCTAGGTGGCTAGGTCTCGCGGTGGTTTAAGGGGTCCGTCTCTTCCTGCTAAACCAGTGCGTGTTAACTTGCATCTTAACGGCAGAGCATAtgcggcagcaggtcaggctggtgcaGCGCTACAAACTATGGCTTTGCTGCAGGCCtaccaggctgacctgctgaaGGTCCAGGGGCTTCCTCCTGAGGTGGTAGAGGAGCTGCGCTGCACCATGGATTTGGCTCTCTTTGCCACTAAACAAACTGGTGGCTACAGAGAGGCATTTCCGGTTGAATCTATAAAAGAGAAAAACTTTCTCCTCAATGTGCCCATTTTGCTGTCTGAGCTTTTCGGCACATCTGTTGAGATGGTGGTTGGGAAGTTTAGAGAGGTGAAGGCGCACTTCGCTGCTTTTAAGACCTTGATATCGTGACTGTCCAGGTCCACGCCCCTCCCAGTCTCAGTACTGGAGACAGGATCAGAAGGCTAGCACAGACTCTCACACTTCCCCTCCTTTGAGTGGTAGAGCACGGAGGAGGTTTGAGGCCAGAGGGAGAAGGAAAGATCTGAGTGATCCAGAATAAATTCGGTCAGTGTTTTGAGGTCTCAGAGGCAAAATAACATCTGCCTCCTTCCCCATTGGGTTGTTAGGCACTCTGGTTGCTTCCTTGACAGGAGACTCAAGCTGAGTTGTTAGGCTCTCTTGGAGCCTCCTTGACTTCTCTTTGATATTGTGTTGCTAGGCCTTCTCTTCTTTGAGAATTATTGTTCATTTATGCCTCCTCTCCTCGAGATCTCCGTCCCGTTACATTTCCAAGCTGCCTTGGGTA containing:
- the LOC125248979 gene encoding olfactory receptor 1M1-like isoform X1 is translated as MRQNKVMSKDKNLQQSNFIQSSSQAFRHSLSLFALAIKLNVYMSVMKLVQNTKLEAAMNSVNASFSQNISIVHPQYFFIIGLTGISYSTYYYIFLFITYFITVICNSIVLLIIALHRSLHSPKYFGVFNLALADIGETNALIPNMMKNFLFDSQYITFNACLANMFFVFFFSSLQSVTLVVLAYDRFIAICLPLRYHAIVNNTSMVLIFSAIWAFNSSVVVLMVASISRLSFCESNVIQSYFCDHGPMFRMACNDKSINNIMAFLISALYIVVPLIIIVLSYLGIFLALSKITTWQGRLKALKTCVSHLLLVGIYFLPICCSYIAALLVSLSPNARVISTSLAYAVPPMLNPIIYVLNTAEIKDIIRKVVKKRSAPIRENI
- the LOC125248979 gene encoding olfactory receptor 1M1-like isoform X2; translated protein: MRQNKVMSKDKNLQQSNFIQSSSQAFRHSLSLFALAIKLNVYMSVMKLVQNTKLEAAMNSVNASFSQNISIVHPQYFFIIGLTALHRSLHSPKYFGVFNLALADIGETNALIPNMMKNFLFDSQYITFNACLANMFFVFFFSSLQSVTLVVLAYDRFIAICLPLRYHAIVNNTSMVLIFSAIWAFNSSVVVLMVASISRLSFCESNVIQSYFCDHGPMFRMACNDKSINNIMAFLISALYIVVPLIIIVLSYLGIFLALSKITTWQGRLKALKTCVSHLLLVGIYFLPICCSYIAALLVSLSPNARVISTSLAYAVPPMLNPIIYVLNTAEIKDIIRKVVKKRSAPIRENI